One Candidatus Eisenbacteria bacterium genomic region harbors:
- a CDS encoding transposase: MAKHIDQALKDEILRTIKDGMKISEAVTKYGVSNNTLYAWLKAQADNTGTSALEIAKLRKENQELKEIIGIFALKEKRSEKNRHGP; the protein is encoded by the coding sequence ATGGCAAAACACATCGATCAGGCATTGAAGGATGAAATCCTTCGGACGATCAAAGACGGGATGAAAATCTCGGAGGCGGTTACGAAGTATGGCGTGAGCAACAACACCCTCTACGCCTGGCTCAAAGCACAGGCCGACAATACCGGGACCAGCGCTCTCGAGATCGCCAAGCTTCGAAAAGAAAATCAGGAGCTCAAAGAAATCATCGGCATATTCGCTCTCAAAGAGAAGCGGTCGGAAAAAAATA